The following proteins are co-located in the Micromonospora viridifaciens genome:
- a CDS encoding Fic family protein → MTTDPLAPLLALADIAPAVERARERVDQAHRHRALRRHGGQVAAEVSLRTAVASAALEGRVHDREEVRAGTVTDPVLQGALRVAGALPGLSELWPKAPRQVLARLHVLAARDAVAESELGRPVADPVVAARLDGLAGLVAGGTKVPPLVLAAVVHGELLNLRPFAGPSGVVARAAARLVLISTGFDPRGLIGVDVGHREREPEYVGAAGAFATGTPDGLRSWLRHYMTSVEVAADQLTAVGDEILAAA, encoded by the coding sequence GTGACCACCGACCCGCTCGCCCCGCTGCTCGCGCTCGCCGACATCGCGCCCGCCGTCGAGCGGGCCCGGGAACGGGTCGACCAGGCGCACCGGCATCGCGCGCTGCGCCGCCACGGCGGGCAGGTCGCCGCCGAGGTCAGCCTCCGCACCGCCGTGGCCAGTGCGGCGCTGGAGGGCCGGGTGCACGACCGCGAGGAGGTACGCGCCGGCACGGTCACCGACCCGGTGCTGCAGGGGGCGCTGCGGGTGGCCGGAGCGCTGCCCGGGCTGAGTGAACTCTGGCCGAAGGCCCCCCGGCAGGTCCTCGCGAGATTGCACGTCCTCGCCGCCCGGGACGCCGTCGCCGAGTCGGAACTGGGCCGGCCGGTGGCCGACCCGGTGGTCGCCGCACGCCTCGACGGGCTGGCCGGGCTGGTGGCCGGTGGCACGAAGGTGCCGCCGCTGGTGCTGGCCGCCGTCGTCCACGGCGAGTTGCTGAACCTACGCCCCTTCGCCGGCCCGTCCGGGGTGGTGGCCCGGGCGGCCGCCCGGCTGGTGCTGATCTCCACCGGTTTCGACCCGCGCGGCCTGATCGGCGTCGACGTCGGCCACCGCGAGCGGGAGCCCGAGTACGTCGGCGCGGCCGGCGCCTTCGCCACCGGCACCCCCGACGGCCTGCGCTCCTGGCTACGGCACTACATGACCTCCGTAGAGGTGGCCGCCGACCAGCTCACCGCCGTCGGCGACGAGATCCTCGCCGCCGCCTGA
- a CDS encoding HAD family hydrolase, producing MGRGAAFFDLDKTVIAKSSALAFGRPFYRDGLITRRDVVKSAYAQLMFRLGGTDEQTMARTRDYLATLCKGWQVEQVRQIVAETLHELINPYVYAEAAALIEEHQAAGRDVVLVSASGEEMVRPIGELLGVTDVIATRMAVEDGRYSGEVEFYAAGPSKVDAVSQLATERGYDLGASYAYSDSYSDRPLLECVGHPTAVNPDRALRKLAVENSWPVLEFRYPIPLGRRLRERPAVPVAAAALGVGVGVAIGIAWYGRHRRTRATTATPTT from the coding sequence GTGGGCCGAGGTGCCGCTTTTTTCGATCTTGACAAGACCGTCATCGCCAAGTCGAGCGCTCTGGCGTTCGGTCGGCCGTTCTACCGGGACGGGCTGATCACGCGGCGTGACGTGGTCAAGTCGGCGTACGCGCAGCTGATGTTCCGGCTCGGCGGGACGGACGAGCAGACCATGGCCCGGACCCGGGACTACCTCGCCACCCTCTGCAAGGGCTGGCAGGTGGAACAGGTCCGCCAGATCGTCGCGGAGACGCTGCACGAGCTGATCAACCCCTACGTGTACGCCGAGGCCGCCGCCCTGATCGAGGAGCACCAGGCCGCCGGCCGGGACGTCGTGCTGGTCTCCGCCTCAGGCGAGGAGATGGTCCGGCCGATCGGCGAGCTGCTCGGGGTGACCGACGTGATCGCCACCCGGATGGCGGTCGAGGACGGCCGCTACAGCGGCGAGGTGGAGTTCTACGCGGCCGGCCCCAGCAAGGTCGACGCGGTCAGCCAGCTGGCCACCGAACGCGGGTACGACCTGGGCGCCTCGTACGCCTACTCCGACTCGTACAGCGATCGGCCCCTGCTGGAGTGCGTCGGCCACCCGACCGCGGTCAACCCGGACCGGGCGCTGCGCAAGCTGGCCGTGGAGAATTCCTGGCCGGTGCTGGAGTTCCGGTACCCGATCCCGCTCGGCCGGCGGCTGCGCGAGCGGCCCGCCGTACCGGTCGCCGCGGCGGCCCTCGGCGTCGGCGTCGGCGTCGCCATCGGGATCGCCTGGTACGGCCGGCACCGCCGCACCCGCGCCACCACCGCCACTCCCACCACCTGA
- a CDS encoding type II secretion system F family protein, with product MTIQGWLVIVLLAAAAATVAWPVRAGRARQRAVLGPAGRSRSPQASGVAGPAHGGRIGGARATADGGRRGKYAAAKRSVPVRPPGRHDATHPAATHPAGTHPAAAHPAATHPAAAHPAAAPVPAAGRRLRAAVSLSPTSAGAAVTGSAGDTADPLPGGLVGASRVVGPGAGAVAALAVDSVKADPGVPPPRRGLLLAVLSCGGAGAVLGGPVAAVVLTAYGVLAARAVRRRRARQLADRARRRELDQLSALAADLRAGLPVGDAVVDGPQRVARLARAAVRLADRTGAPLAELLERVEADARAADRGLAAAAAQAAGSRATAWLLAALPLGGIGLGYAIGVDPIAVLLHTTIGGGSALAAVALQIGGLLWAERFGAMPGRDD from the coding sequence GTGACCATCCAGGGCTGGCTGGTGATCGTGCTCCTGGCCGCCGCAGCGGCAACGGTGGCCTGGCCGGTCCGCGCCGGCCGGGCCCGGCAGCGCGCCGTCCTCGGCCCCGCGGGCCGGAGCCGGTCGCCGCAGGCGTCTGGCGTCGCCGGTCCCGCCCACGGGGGCCGGATCGGCGGGGCGCGGGCGACGGCCGATGGCGGACGACGCGGAAAGTACGCCGCCGCGAAGCGGTCGGTGCCGGTCCGCCCACCTGGGCGGCATGACGCCACGCACCCGGCCGCCACGCACCCGGCCGGCACGCACCCGGCTGCGGCGCACCCGGCCGCCACGCACCCGGCTGCGGCGCACCCGGCCGCGGCGCCCGTACCGGCCGCTGGGCGCCGGCTTCGGGCCGCCGTGTCGCTGAGCCCGACCTCGGCCGGTGCCGCGGTGACCGGGTCGGCCGGCGACACCGCCGATCCGCTACCCGGCGGGCTTGTCGGCGCTTCCCGCGTGGTCGGGCCCGGTGCCGGCGCTGTCGCCGCCCTGGCCGTCGACTCAGTGAAGGCCGATCCGGGGGTGCCGCCACCCCGGCGGGGCCTGCTGCTGGCGGTCCTGTCGTGCGGTGGGGCGGGAGCCGTCCTGGGCGGGCCGGTGGCGGCGGTGGTGCTGACCGCGTACGGCGTGCTCGCGGCCCGGGCGGTCCGGCGGCGGCGCGCCCGTCAGCTGGCCGATCGGGCCCGCCGCCGCGAGCTGGACCAGCTCTCCGCCCTCGCCGCCGACCTGCGTGCCGGGCTGCCGGTCGGCGATGCGGTTGTCGACGGGCCACAACGGGTCGCCCGGTTGGCCCGGGCCGCCGTGCGGCTGGCCGACCGGACCGGGGCGCCGCTGGCCGAGCTGCTGGAACGCGTGGAAGCGGATGCGCGTGCCGCCGATCGCGGCCTCGCCGCGGCTGCCGCCCAGGCGGCCGGATCCCGGGCGACCGCATGGCTGTTGGCCGCGCTGCCGCTCGGCGGCATCGGCCTCGGCTACGCCATCGGCGTGGACCCGATCGCCGTGCTCCTGCACACGACCATCGGCGGGGGCAGCGCACTCGCGGCCGTCGCGTTGCAGATCGGCGGGCTGCTCTGGGCCGAACGGTTTGGCGCGATGCCGGGGCGGGACGACTGA
- a CDS encoding TadA family conjugal transfer-associated ATPase, with protein MTGPGDSQELAVRVRQRFAEAATPVTPAAIVSAVRAEPGAVLGDTALLRIADRVHDDLVGAGPLAPLLADPQVTDVLVNGTRVWVDRGRGLHQVAVPLGTVDDVRRLAQRLTAAAGRRLDDASPYADARLPDGTRLHAVLPPVATDGPYLSLRTFRQRPFTLDELVHQGTVPRPVAPVLAAVVAARLAYLVTGGTGSGKTTLLNTLLGMVPGTERIVLVEDASELRPVHPHVIGLQARTSNVEGAGAVGLSDLVRQALRMRPDRLVVGECRGAEVVDLLAALNTGHDGGAGTLHANAATDVPARLEALGLLGGLPRAALHAQVTAALQVLLQMRRTAEGRVLESVSLLLPEGPDRLVTVVPAWVRGRGLGLAARPLGALLRERDVTVPPILCAAWPGSAGPS; from the coding sequence GTGACCGGCCCGGGCGACTCGCAAGAACTGGCCGTCCGCGTCCGGCAGCGTTTCGCGGAGGCGGCCACCCCGGTCACCCCCGCCGCGATCGTCTCCGCCGTACGCGCCGAGCCGGGTGCCGTGCTCGGGGACACCGCGCTGCTGCGGATCGCCGACCGGGTGCACGACGACCTCGTCGGTGCCGGCCCGCTCGCCCCGTTGCTGGCCGACCCGCAGGTCACCGACGTGCTGGTGAACGGTACCCGGGTGTGGGTCGACCGGGGGCGCGGGCTGCACCAGGTGGCGGTGCCGCTCGGCACGGTCGACGACGTACGCCGGCTGGCGCAGCGGCTCACCGCGGCCGCCGGCCGTCGGCTCGACGACGCCTCCCCGTACGCCGACGCCCGACTGCCCGACGGCACCCGCCTGCACGCCGTGCTGCCGCCGGTGGCGACCGACGGGCCGTACCTCTCGCTGCGTACCTTCCGGCAGCGGCCGTTCACGCTCGACGAGCTGGTGCACCAGGGCACCGTGCCGCGGCCGGTGGCGCCGGTGCTGGCCGCTGTCGTGGCGGCCCGGCTGGCGTATCTGGTCACCGGGGGCACCGGCTCCGGGAAGACAACCCTGCTCAACACGCTGCTCGGGATGGTGCCCGGCACCGAACGGATCGTGCTCGTCGAGGACGCGTCCGAGCTCCGTCCGGTGCACCCGCACGTGATCGGACTCCAGGCCCGTACGTCCAACGTGGAGGGTGCCGGGGCGGTCGGGCTGAGCGACCTGGTCCGGCAGGCGCTGCGAATGCGCCCGGACCGGCTGGTGGTGGGCGAGTGCCGGGGCGCGGAGGTGGTCGACCTGCTCGCCGCGCTGAACACCGGCCACGACGGTGGCGCCGGAACCCTGCACGCCAACGCCGCCACGGACGTACCGGCCCGGTTGGAGGCGCTCGGGCTGCTCGGCGGTCTGCCCCGGGCCGCCCTGCACGCCCAGGTCACCGCAGCGTTGCAGGTCCTCCTGCAGATGCGCCGCACCGCCGAGGGGCGAGTGCTGGAGTCGGTGAGCCTGCTGCTTCCCGAGGGGCCGGACCGGCTGGTCACCGTGGTTCCCGCCTGGGTACGCGGGCGCGGGCTCGGCCTCGCCGCCCGGCCGCTCGGCGCGCTGCTGCGGGAGCGGGACGTGACTGTGCCGCCCATCCTCTGCGCGGCCTGGCCGGGTTCGGCGGGCCCGTCGTGA
- a CDS encoding TIR domain-containing protein translates to MPHKPRLFIGSSTEGLEVARAIQFHLQRDAETVLWADNVFAPTDYALESLERELQAADCGVFVLTPDDLVRSRGAQRKSPRDNVVLELGLFAGKLGRRRAVVVQPRGSNLKIPSDWLGINPVDYDHPEDPTKLITATASAATQLRLHLNGLPARPLHVTWDETCALVRKLAGMLRRSPSNGGFSFDVLVGLSRGGVIVADLLSRIYGGNTPVICLWADRHSAYPQTTFAPPDNWVNQYVLSALASERVRNILVVDDITRQGRTLAGAKDFLVSALPDKTVKSAILFAPPEARERIDYVARILDTRQVQTSFALVDD, encoded by the coding sequence ATGCCGCACAAACCTCGACTCTTCATCGGCTCGTCAACAGAAGGACTCGAAGTCGCGCGGGCAATACAGTTTCATCTTCAGCGCGATGCCGAGACGGTCCTGTGGGCGGACAATGTTTTCGCACCTACCGACTACGCTTTGGAATCGCTGGAGCGGGAGCTGCAAGCTGCGGACTGTGGTGTGTTTGTGCTGACACCGGATGACCTGGTCCGCAGCAGGGGAGCACAACGAAAGTCACCTCGAGACAACGTGGTTCTCGAGTTGGGTCTGTTCGCGGGAAAGCTAGGTCGCCGGCGGGCCGTGGTGGTTCAGCCGCGAGGCAGCAATCTCAAGATCCCGTCCGACTGGCTCGGAATAAACCCAGTCGATTACGACCATCCCGAAGATCCGACGAAGCTGATTACCGCCACTGCTTCGGCCGCCACCCAGCTTCGTTTGCATCTTAACGGCCTTCCCGCCCGGCCGTTGCATGTCACGTGGGACGAAACCTGTGCGTTGGTGAGAAAACTGGCCGGCATGCTACGCAGATCACCCTCGAATGGAGGATTCAGCTTCGACGTATTGGTCGGATTGTCTCGCGGCGGCGTCATAGTCGCTGACCTGCTCTCACGAATTTACGGCGGCAATACGCCAGTGATTTGTCTGTGGGCGGATCGTCACAGCGCATACCCCCAAACAACCTTCGCGCCTCCCGACAACTGGGTCAATCAATACGTTCTCTCGGCCCTCGCCTCAGAGAGAGTGCGCAACATCCTTGTCGTCGATGACATCACGCGGCAGGGCCGGACCCTGGCCGGCGCGAAGGACTTCTTGGTCAGCGCACTGCCGGACAAGACCGTTAAGAGCGCGATACTTTTCGCTCCGCCCGAGGCCAGGGAGCGGATTGACTACGTAGCGCGAATCCTGGACACGCGGCAGGTGCAGACCTCGTTTGCATTGGTCGACGATTGA
- the ssd gene encoding septum site-determining protein Ssd — protein sequence MPPRTPLPPRHRLPLLVTADGELLDELLRLAAAGGTEVELAADPAAARARWAPAPLVLVGADQAQACLRARLPRRPRTVLVGRSGHLDPGTQVAELIGAEHVATLPAAEPWLVDRFAECVGDRSGPGGARVVAVLGGRGGAGASVLAGGLAVTAARARLRTLLVDVDPLGGGLDLVLGWEQLEGLRWPGLTDTDGRVDPPSLVRALPNRGDLVVLSWDRGDLLHLPAEAMAATVDAARRGRDVVVLDLPRHLDDAAVIALQAADRALVVVPAELRATAAAARVVAAAAPHCADLAVIVRGPSPGRLKAGEVARALGLPLAGTLRPEPGIRRGLERGEAPAAAGKGPLAVLCQRILGELTDVPARGAA from the coding sequence ATGCCGCCCCGTACCCCGCTTCCGCCGCGCCACCGCCTTCCCCTGCTCGTCACCGCCGATGGCGAACTCCTCGACGAGTTGCTCCGGCTCGCCGCAGCGGGCGGCACCGAGGTCGAGTTGGCTGCCGATCCCGCCGCCGCCCGGGCCCGTTGGGCACCGGCCCCACTGGTGCTCGTCGGCGCCGACCAGGCGCAGGCCTGCCTGCGGGCCCGGCTGCCGCGCCGGCCCCGGACGGTGCTGGTCGGCCGCTCCGGCCACCTCGATCCGGGTACGCAGGTCGCCGAGCTGATCGGCGCAGAGCACGTCGCGACCCTGCCCGCCGCCGAGCCGTGGCTGGTCGACCGGTTCGCCGAATGTGTGGGCGACCGCTCCGGTCCAGGCGGAGCGCGGGTCGTGGCGGTGCTCGGCGGGCGCGGCGGCGCCGGGGCCAGCGTGCTGGCGGGTGGGCTCGCCGTCACCGCGGCCCGAGCCCGGCTGCGTACCCTCCTGGTCGACGTCGATCCGCTCGGCGGCGGCCTCGACCTCGTGCTCGGCTGGGAGCAGTTGGAAGGGTTGCGCTGGCCGGGCCTGACCGACACCGACGGGCGGGTCGACCCGCCGTCGCTCGTCCGGGCCCTGCCCAACCGGGGTGACCTGGTCGTGCTCTCCTGGGACCGGGGTGACCTGCTGCACCTGCCGGCCGAGGCGATGGCCGCCACCGTCGACGCCGCGCGCCGCGGCCGGGACGTCGTGGTCCTCGACCTGCCCCGGCACCTGGACGACGCGGCCGTGATCGCGTTGCAGGCCGCGGACCGGGCGCTGGTGGTCGTACCGGCCGAGTTGCGGGCCACCGCCGCCGCGGCCCGGGTGGTGGCGGCCGCCGCCCCACACTGCGCGGACCTGGCGGTGATCGTGCGCGGGCCGTCCCCGGGCCGGCTCAAGGCCGGCGAGGTGGCTCGGGCTCTCGGGCTGCCACTCGCCGGCACGCTACGTCCCGAGCCGGGGATCCGGCGGGGCCTGGAGCGGGGCGAGGCACCCGCCGCCGCCGGGAAGGGGCCCCTCGCCGTGCTCTGCCAACGGATCCTCGGCGAGCTGACCGACGTGCCGGCGCGGGGTGCCGCGTGA
- the acs gene encoding acetate--CoA ligase, with product MSEALANLLNETRQFPPPAELAANANVKADAYAEADGDRLGFWERQAGRLTWAKQWDQVLDWSNAPFAKWFVGGQLNVAYNCLDRHVAAGRGDKVAIHWEGEPGDTRTLTYADLHKLTCQAANTLTDLGVTAGDRVAIYLPMIPEAAVAMLACARIGATHSVVFGGFSADALTNRIQDASAKVVITADGGYRRGKPSALKPTVDEAVAKCPSVEHVLVVRRTGEDVAWSAKDRWWHEVVETASPEHVAQPFDAEHPLFILYTSGTTARPKGILHTSGGYLTQTLYTTHAVFDLKPETDVYWCTADIGWVTGHSYIVYGPLSNGATQVMYEGTPDTPHKGRLWEIVDKYGVTILYTAPTLIRTMMKWGEDIPAGYDLSSLRLLGSVGEPINPEAWIWYRQHVGRGELPVVDTWWQTETGAIMVSPLPGVTEAKPGSAMAPLPGIVADVVDDQGQSVPNGGGGYLVLREPWPSMLRTVWGDDNRFIETYWSRFGAGANAGDEWVYFAGDGAKKDDDGHIWLLGRVDDVMLVSGHNISTTEVESALVSHPSVAEAAVVGATDPTTGQAIVAFAIPRGNAETSGEAGEQLIADLRNHVAKTLGPIAKPRQIMLVPELPKTRSGKIMRRLLRDVAERRSLGDVTTLQDSSVMELIASGMGGGKSDED from the coding sequence ATGAGCGAGGCATTGGCCAACTTGCTGAACGAGACGCGCCAGTTCCCGCCACCGGCCGAACTCGCCGCGAACGCCAACGTCAAGGCCGACGCGTACGCCGAGGCCGACGGCGACCGGCTCGGGTTCTGGGAGCGCCAGGCCGGGCGGCTGACCTGGGCGAAGCAGTGGGACCAGGTGCTCGACTGGTCGAACGCGCCGTTCGCGAAGTGGTTCGTGGGCGGCCAGCTCAACGTGGCGTACAACTGCCTGGACCGGCACGTGGCGGCCGGCCGGGGCGACAAGGTGGCGATCCACTGGGAGGGTGAGCCGGGGGACACCCGCACCCTGACCTACGCGGACCTGCACAAGCTGACCTGCCAGGCGGCCAACACGCTGACCGACCTGGGCGTCACCGCGGGTGACCGGGTGGCGATCTACCTGCCGATGATCCCGGAGGCGGCGGTCGCCATGCTGGCCTGCGCCCGGATCGGCGCCACGCACAGCGTGGTCTTCGGCGGCTTCTCCGCCGACGCGTTGACCAACCGGATCCAGGACGCCAGCGCCAAGGTGGTGATCACCGCCGACGGCGGTTACCGCCGGGGCAAGCCGTCGGCGCTGAAGCCGACCGTCGACGAGGCGGTGGCGAAGTGCCCGTCGGTGGAGCACGTGCTGGTGGTCCGCCGCACCGGCGAGGACGTCGCCTGGTCGGCGAAGGACCGCTGGTGGCACGAGGTGGTGGAGACGGCGTCGCCGGAGCACGTCGCGCAGCCGTTCGACGCCGAGCACCCGCTGTTCATCCTCTACACCAGCGGCACGACCGCCCGGCCGAAGGGCATCCTGCACACCTCCGGCGGCTACCTGACCCAGACGTTGTACACCACGCACGCGGTCTTCGACCTGAAGCCGGAGACCGACGTCTACTGGTGCACCGCCGACATCGGCTGGGTGACCGGCCACTCGTACATCGTCTACGGCCCGCTCTCCAACGGCGCCACCCAGGTCATGTACGAGGGCACCCCGGACACCCCGCACAAGGGCCGGCTCTGGGAGATCGTCGACAAGTACGGCGTCACCATCCTGTACACCGCGCCGACCCTGATCCGCACCATGATGAAGTGGGGCGAGGACATCCCGGCCGGGTACGACCTCTCCTCGCTGCGGCTGCTCGGCAGCGTCGGCGAGCCGATCAACCCGGAGGCGTGGATCTGGTACCGCCAGCACGTCGGCCGGGGTGAGCTGCCGGTCGTGGACACCTGGTGGCAGACCGAGACCGGCGCGATCATGGTCTCGCCGCTGCCGGGCGTCACCGAGGCCAAGCCGGGCTCGGCGATGGCCCCGCTGCCCGGCATCGTGGCCGATGTGGTGGACGACCAGGGCCAGTCCGTGCCGAACGGCGGCGGTGGCTACCTGGTGCTCAGGGAGCCGTGGCCGTCGATGCTGCGCACGGTCTGGGGCGACGACAACCGGTTCATCGAGACGTACTGGTCGCGGTTCGGGGCCGGCGCCAACGCCGGCGACGAGTGGGTCTACTTCGCCGGCGACGGGGCGAAGAAGGACGACGACGGGCACATCTGGCTGCTCGGCCGGGTCGACGACGTGATGCTGGTGTCCGGCCACAACATCTCCACCACGGAGGTGGAGTCGGCGCTGGTCAGCCACCCGTCGGTGGCCGAGGCGGCGGTGGTCGGCGCGACCGACCCGACCACCGGCCAGGCGATCGTCGCGTTCGCCATCCCGCGCGGCAACGCGGAGACCTCCGGCGAGGCCGGCGAGCAGCTCATCGCCGACCTGCGCAACCACGTGGCGAAGACGCTCGGCCCGATCGCGAAGCCGCGGCAGATCATGCTGGTGCCCGAGCTGCCGAAGACCCGCTCCGGCAAGATCATGCGCCGGCTGCTGCGGGACGTCGCGGAGCGCCGCTCGCTCGGCGACGTCACCACGCTGCAGGACTCGTCGGTGATGGAGCTGATCGCGTCCGGCATGGGCGGCGGGAAGTCCGACGAGGACTGA